From the genome of Spinacia oleracea cultivar Varoflay chromosome 2, BTI_SOV_V1, whole genome shotgun sequence, one region includes:
- the LOC110801271 gene encoding uncharacterized protein, with the protein MLTQDLTFSKSLNPFSLPSPKWKFPHFKKSLNPVSIPKSPVCCFLKPLVLQNPKPPSIGHQHSASPRLLPHPPAAGRSKKTPNTGRIEGSAEVRREAKRNARRKSRKLAESLFYRLKNPNKSHPDNFSEEELQMIGLGYDRMVRFMSKDDPNLKHPYDWYKYGEFGPYSWRGVVVGDPIRGRMSDECATIIGTVRNHEEWEKIEQHEMAEAFGNRLRTFDMNLGLQNFWVFVRHPRWRLSDLPWEQWTLVCEVVLEAGDQRLDKWNLMGRLGNQTRAMITQCAAWMRPDIIYVKRPVFQCRFEPQVNFFTAMLPFLNPETENDFLFELEDDEGRVELITYFGGLCKIVKASTKAYVDDVVKAYEKLSDEKKSKCLEFLLMNHPVQLLHPYTKEWKAKLEEEEMGCDAPDDDDEDGSFHRRNANLEFTEWVEDDKDGNIDDDDDGSEDDYDVVVNTDEEDEEEDELGLQEDDLGDEEDEKYWKDEFQKAMRSNNEMETFVKRSVERTSKLYEKQLKEMEESESTSNKDEDEDEDGDGDGDETALRGKRAKVSPQEWKTIGMGPWRKKTKKSKIPPELFLRAAIRPFTYRNLVKEIVLTRHAILDGDIELDK; encoded by the coding sequence ATGTTGACACAAGATCTCACCTTCTCCAAATCCTTAAACCCATTTTCTCTCCCCTCCCCTAAATGGAAATTTCCTCACTTCAAAAAATCCTTAAACCCAGTTTCCATCCCTAAATCCCCTGTCTGTTGTTTCCTTAAACCCCTCGTTCTTCAAAACCCTAAACCTCCCTCAATTGGTCACCAACATTCCGCCTCCCCCCGCCTTCTTCCCCACCCTCCAGCCGCCGGTCGGAGTAAGAAAACACCCAACACTGGCCGCATTGAGGGCAGCGCTGAGGTTCGCCGGGAGGCGAAGCGGAATGCGCGGCGGAAGTCCCGGAAACTGGCGGAAAGCCTCTTTTACAGGCTCAAAAACCCTAACAAAAGTCACCCTGACAATTTCTCTGAAGAAGAATTGCAGATGATTGGGTTAGGGTATGATAGAATGGTTAGGTTTATGAGTAAAGATGACCCTAATCTTAAGCACCCGTATGATTGGTACAAGTATGGTGAATTTGGGCCGTATTCATGGCGTGGGGTGGTTGTTGGGGACCCTATTCGCGGTCGAATGTCTGACGAGTGTGCCACCATTATTGGTACTGTGAGGAACCATGAGGAGTGGGAGAAGATTGAGcagcatgaaatggctgaggCTTTTGGGAATCGGTTGCGAACATTTGATATGAATTTGGGGCTGCAGAATTTCTGGGTGTTTGTTAGGCATCCGAGATGGAGACTCAGTGATCTACCATGGGAGCAGTGGACTCTGGTATGTGAAGTTGTGCTCGAAGCCGGGGATCAAAGGTTGGATAAGTGGAATTTGATGGGTAGGTTGGGGAATCAAACAAGGGCAATGATCACTCAATGTGCAGCTTGGATGAGACCTGATATAATCTATGTCAAGAGACCAGTTTTTCAATGTCGGTTCGAGCCTCAAGTTAACTTCTTTACGGCAATGTTGCCATTCCTCAACCCTGAAACAGAGAATGACTTTTTGTTTGAGTTGGAGGATGATGAAGGGAGAGTTGAATTGATTACTTATTTTGGTGGGTTGTGTAAGATTGTGAAGGCGAGCACAAAGGCGTATGTGGATGATGTGGTGAAGGCTTATGAGAAGCTGAGTGATGAGAAGAAGTCTAAATGTTTGGAGTTTTTGTTGATGAATCACCCTGTTCAGCTGTTGCACCCTTACACCAAGGAATGGAAGGCCAAGttggaggaggaggagatgGGATGTGATGCCCCTGATGATGACGATGAGGATGGTAGTTTTCATCGTCGTAATGCTAACTTAGAGTTTACTGAATGGGTTGAGGATGACAAAGATGGGaacattgatgatgatgatgatggtagtGAGGATGATTATGATGTTGTTGTGAATACAGATGAGGAGGACGAAGAAGAGGATGAGTTGGGATTGCAAGAAGATGACTTAGGTGATGAAGAGGATGAGAAGTATTGGAAAGATGAGTTTCAGAAAGCAATGAGAAGTAACAATGAGATGGAGACTTTTGTGAAACGGAGTGTAGAAAGAACGAGCAAACTGTATGAGAAGCAGTTAAAGGAAATGGAAGAGAGTGAAAGTACAAGTAACAAGGACGAGGATGAAGATGaggatggtgatggtgatggtgatgagACTGCTTTGAGAGGTAAAAGAGCAAAGGTGAGTCCACAAGAATGGAAAACCATTGGGATGGGACCTTGGAGGAAGAAGACTAAGAAGAGTAAAATTCCTCCTGAGCTGTTTCTGAGAGCTGCTATTAGACCTTTTACATACAGGAATCTTGTAAAGGAGATTGTGCTAACAAGACATGCTATTTTGGATGGTGATATTGAACTGGATAAGTGA
- the LOC110801261 gene encoding peroxisomal fatty acid beta-oxidation multifunctional protein AIM1, translating into MAGPRISMEVGNDGVAVITMSNPPVNSLAISIIAGLKEKYDEAMRRNDVKAIVLTGGNGRFSGGFDINVFEKVHKTGDLSIMPDVSVDLVVNTIEDARKPSVAAVQGLALGGGLELAMGCHARISAPKALLGLPELSLGVIPGFGGTQRLPRLAGLKKAVEIMLSSKPIMSEEGLKLGLIDAVVPPQDLLKVSRMWALDIAEGRKPFVRSLHMSDKLGSLAEAHDFLMLARQKAKQTARNMPQHQACLDVIEEGIVYGGYTGVLKEAKAFKELVLTDTAKGLVHVFFSQRMTSKVPGVSDVGLKPRHIKKVAVIGGGLMGSGIATALLLGNIQVLLKEVNAEFLSKGLTTVQGNIRSLVARGKLVNGKAEKALSLLKGVLDYSEFKDVDMVIEAVVEKVSLKQTIFSDLEKACPPHCILATNTSTIDLNVVGERTNSQERIVGAHFFSPAHVMPLLEIVRTNKTSAQVILDLISVGKIIQKVPVVVGNCTGFAVNRAFFPYAQSAHLLANLGVDVFRIDRVISDFGLPIGPFQLQDLAGYGVALAVAKEFDAAFSDRTFKSPLVELLVKNGRNGKNNGKGYYTYGKGSKPKPDFSVLPIIEESRKLTNIMPGGKPISVSDQEILGMILFPVVNEACRVLDEGVVVRASDLDVASVLGMSFPSYRGGLVFWADTVGPSHIYNCLNKWSNLYGNFFKPSRFLEERVAKGLSLSAPASSSDSRSRL; encoded by the exons ATGGCGGGACCTCGAATTTCTATGGAGGTCGGCAACGATGGCGTTGCTGTTATCACTATGTCAAATCCTCCTGTTAATTCACTAGCGATTTCAA TAATTGCTGGATTGAAAGAGAAATATGATGAAGCGATGCGGAGAAATGACGTCAAAGCTATCGTCCTCACCG GTGGAAATGGGAGGTTTTCAGGTGGTTTTGACATCAATGTATTTGAGAAAGTTCATAAGACTG GTGATTTATCGATAATGCCAGATGTATCGGTTGATCTTGTGGTCAACACAATTGAAG ATGCACGAAAGCCGTCTGTTGCTGCTGTACAAGGACTTGCACTTGGGGGTGGCTTAGAATTAGCAATG GGATGTCATGCACGCATTTCTGCACCAAAAGCGCTACTTGGTTTGCCTGAGCTCTCACTTGGAGTTATTCCAGGTTTTGGAG GGACACAGCGTCTTCCGAGGCTTGCTGGTCTGAAAAAAGCTGTTGAGATAATGTTG tcatcaaaaccaataatgTCCGAGGAAGGATTGAAGCTCGGCCTTATTGATGCTGTTGTGCCTCCTCAAGACTTGCTAAAAGTATCGCGCATGTGGGCTTTGGATATTGCTGAGGGCCGCAAACCTTTTGTGCGCTCCCTCCACATGTCCGACAAGCTAGGTTCCCTAGCTGAAGCACATGATTTTTTGATGCTAGCAAGACAAAAGGCGAAACAGACTGCTCGAAACATGCCTCAGCACCAAGCCTGCCTTGATGTTATTGAGGAGGGTATAGTATATGGGGGCTACACTGGGGTCCTAAAG GAGGCTAAAGCTTTTAAAGAGCTAGTTTTAACAGATACCGCTAAAGGTCTAGTGCATGTGTTTTTTTCTCAACGTATGACATCAAAG GTTCCAGGAGTTTCTGATGTTGGATTGAAACCAAGACATATAAAGAAAGTTGCTGTTATTGGTGGGGGTTTAATGGGTTCTGGCATTGCAACTGCCCTACTCCTGGGAAATATTCAAGTTCTTCTGAAGGAAGTTAATGCTGAATTTCTTTCCAAAGGATTAACAACTGTTCAAG GCAATATCAGAAGTTTAGTGGCGAGAGGGAAGTTGGTAAATGGTAAGGCAGAGAAAGCACTATCATTACTCAAAGGTGTATTGGACTACTCAGAATTTAAAGATGTCGATATGGTCATTGAG GCTGTCGTGGAAAAGGTTTCGCTGAAACAAACAATATTCAGCGACCTTGAAAAAGCCTGTCCTCCACACTGTATTTTAGCAACAAACACATCAACTATTGATCTCAATGTAGTTGGAGAAAGGACCAATTCACAGGAACGCATAGTTGGTGCACATTTTTTCAG TCCTGCGCATGTCATGCCTCTCCTGGAGATTGTGCGAACCAATAAGACTTCGGCTCAAGTTATTCTGGATCTAATCTCAGTTggtaaaataatacaaaaagtGCCTGTAGTGGTCGGTAATTGTACTGGATTTGCTGTCAATAGGGCTTTCTTTCCGTACGCCCAGAGTGCTCATCTTTTGGCAAACTTGGGGGTCGATGTCTTCAGAATCGACAGAGTGATTAGTGATTTTGGCCTGCCAATTGGCCCTTTCCA GCTTCAAGATTTAGCTGGATATGGAGTTGCACTTGCAGTGGCAAAGGAATTTGATGCTGCCTTCTCTGATCGTACATTCAAGTCTCCATTAGTTGAACTTCTTGTCAAAAATGGGCGAAATG GAAAAAACAACGGGAAAGGTTACTATACATATGGAAAGGGGAGCAAGCCAAAACCTGACTTCTCTGTGCTACCAATAATTGAAGAATCTAGGAAGCTGACCAATATTATGCCAGGTGGAAAG CCTATATCTGTTTCCGACCAAGAGATCTTGGGGATGATACTCTTTCCAGTGGTGAATGAGGCATGCCGTGTTCTAGATGAGGGAGTTGTGGTTCGTGCATCTGATCTAGATGTAGCTTCTGTTCTTGGGATGAGTTTCCCTTCATACCG CGGTGGTCTAGTCTTTTGGGCAGATACTGTAGGGCCAAGCCATATATATAATTGTCTGAACAAGTGGTCGAACCTGTATGGCAATTTCTTCAAACCATCACGATTTTTGGAGGAAAGAGTTGCTAAAGGCTTGTCACTG AGTGCACCTGCTTCATCATCAGATTCGAGGTCTCGCTTGTAG